A region from the Treponema pallidum subsp. pallidum str. Nichols genome encodes:
- a CDS encoding LptA/OstA family protein, whose protein sequence is MYFADLEIHADKIEISGDDYHLVTATGNVRGEKKTQHLTFSAQSLHFSRNAHTTELLGAAQISDKRENVMARAERIVYHEKNETLLLQMNVSLTYQDLQCQAMFGMYYRKSIFLELSGAPRVSDRGNLFQAERITLNMARREIQLHGKVQGSILKPYEWEQHR, encoded by the coding sequence ATGTACTTTGCCGATTTAGAAATCCACGCAGATAAGATTGAAATTTCCGGCGACGACTATCATCTTGTTACCGCCACCGGCAACGTGCGCGGAGAAAAAAAAACACAGCACCTTACGTTCTCTGCACAATCTCTGCATTTTAGCAGAAATGCGCATACTACCGAACTACTCGGTGCTGCGCAGATTTCTGACAAAAGAGAAAACGTAATGGCACGTGCAGAGCGCATAGTCTACCACGAAAAAAACGAAACATTGCTCTTACAAATGAACGTGTCCCTTACCTACCAAGACCTGCAATGTCAGGCCATGTTCGGTATGTATTACCGCAAAAGTATATTCCTTGAATTAAGCGGTGCGCCACGGGTTAGCGACCGCGGTAATCTTTTTCAGGCAGAACGTATCACGTTGAATATGGCCCGTAGAGAAATTCAGCTACACGGAAAAGTGCAAGGCTCAATTCTCAAACCCTACGAATGGGAACAACACCGGTGA
- the lptB gene encoding LPS export ABC transporter ATP-binding protein has protein sequence MAAALNKTFRTRHVVHDVSFSVHQAEIVGLFGPNGAGKSVSFSMVMGLCRPDSGRVLLDCTDITPLPIHVRARMGVSYVPQEPSIFRKITVEANVRAIMQMRRDLSYTEQTERCEALLKAFQLTHVRNQRADTLSGGERKRVEIARALTVNPRFLIFDEPFSGIDPCAVQDIKRIIVRLAHSGVGILITDHNVRETLQITDRAYIIHCGHIIAQGSPQEVVRSSHVRQVYLGSQFQL, from the coding sequence GTGGCCGCTGCACTCAATAAAACATTTAGAACACGGCACGTGGTGCATGACGTCTCCTTTTCTGTACACCAAGCAGAGATAGTTGGGCTGTTCGGTCCCAATGGAGCAGGCAAATCAGTATCGTTCAGTATGGTAATGGGTCTGTGCCGTCCAGATAGCGGGCGCGTCCTGCTAGACTGCACAGACATAACGCCGCTACCCATACATGTGCGCGCGCGCATGGGCGTGTCCTACGTACCGCAAGAACCGTCTATTTTTAGAAAAATAACGGTAGAAGCAAACGTGCGCGCAATCATGCAAATGCGCCGCGATCTGAGTTACACAGAACAAACCGAGCGATGCGAAGCGCTGCTCAAAGCATTTCAGCTGACCCATGTGCGAAATCAAAGGGCAGACACGCTTTCAGGTGGCGAGCGCAAACGCGTGGAAATTGCGCGTGCATTAACGGTAAATCCACGCTTCTTAATTTTTGATGAACCCTTCTCCGGGATCGACCCTTGCGCCGTGCAGGATATCAAGCGCATTATCGTGCGTCTTGCGCACTCAGGCGTTGGCATACTCATCACGGACCACAACGTACGTGAAACACTACAAATCACTGACCGAGCCTATATCATACACTGCGGCCATATTATCGCCCAGGGCAGTCCACAAGAGGTAGTACGATCCTCTCACGTACGCCAAGTGTACCTCGGCTCTCAGTTCCAGCTGTAA
- a CDS encoding outer membrane lipoprotein-sorting protein encodes MKRIAYVPLCAVVGGMCSMWAQSATDVMGSFKKTAETGTMGTQARMVVRKAGKTVSTLVLKQYTRYEKSGEQKTLIEFLSPLSVRGTRFLSLQKKDGAWEQYLYLPKLARVRSITGGDAHASFMGTDFSYHDLSLVGGVADLDECTLDGTESYGGKMCVRIQTLSHKPQARYVRALLWIEQETGRFVKGEFFDKKDKRVKIMTLSDYETIQGVDTPKTVVLETIAQRSTTTIHLTKVEYHMDIPEKVFTPEYLTQTDR; translated from the coding sequence ATGAAACGGATAGCATATGTGCCGTTGTGCGCGGTAGTTGGTGGCATGTGTTCGATGTGGGCACAGAGTGCAACAGATGTGATGGGTAGCTTTAAGAAAACGGCGGAAACAGGCACAATGGGTACGCAAGCCCGCATGGTTGTCCGGAAGGCGGGTAAGACGGTGAGTACCTTAGTACTTAAACAGTATACCCGGTATGAAAAGAGTGGAGAGCAAAAGACTCTTATAGAGTTTTTGTCTCCGTTGAGCGTGAGGGGAACACGCTTCTTATCCCTGCAGAAAAAGGACGGGGCGTGGGAGCAGTACCTCTATTTGCCCAAACTCGCACGCGTCAGGAGCATTACAGGGGGGGATGCCCACGCTTCGTTTATGGGGACGGATTTTTCGTATCACGATCTTTCGCTTGTTGGTGGGGTTGCTGATCTTGATGAATGTACGCTCGACGGTACGGAGTCGTACGGGGGAAAGATGTGCGTGCGCATTCAGACACTGTCACACAAGCCCCAGGCGCGGTACGTCAGGGCGTTGCTGTGGATAGAGCAGGAAACAGGTCGTTTTGTGAAAGGGGAATTTTTCGATAAAAAAGACAAGCGCGTGAAGATCATGACGCTTTCTGATTACGAGACTATCCAGGGTGTAGATACACCAAAGACGGTTGTGCTCGAGACGATCGCCCAACGCAGTACTACAACCATTCACCTCACGAAGGTTGAGTATCACATGGACATCCCTGAGAAGGTGTTTACCCCTGAGTATCTAACCCAAACCGATCGGTGA
- a CDS encoding efflux RND transporter permease subunit, translated as MKIPRQLTRRRLLERFYAHPWVLVAVLSALTLFFAVQLRTLRLDNNNFRFIPKENSVRIADQRIDSTFGSQVPVLIGIKREYTSVVDPVFLADVRSLIERISAVPLVRAESTLSLLSAEYLGLRAGNIISERVVPDEFSGSAEEVQGVYRKLRDWDFYECSLVSRDLRSMQIVVFLDTSNEESSSPEAMAACRAIIRILGAWKSRDAQTFVTGVTVFNEMGNEASTHDLTLLVPLVVLIIIVALFVSFRRLAGIFLPLLTVVISTVWALGAMALCAIPLSILSAILPVILIAVGSAYGIHIVSAYFYGASSRICSTRQEHRARIVEAVDKIIQPVFLSALTTFVGFVSFCFTSVVPIFEFGVFASVGVASAFAVALMLIPSLLIIRGPESRVCAHAPDAGHEHMDTAITGTLMVIAHHYRTVLFVAFLAVVFSLVGMSRLVIDNVLTEYFEPEVTVVQSDRFMQQHFGGSRSLTVLVSTPARDGSVARPDVLKAMDDLTEFLQTRVEHVGKVISLVPLIKRINQVYNADASARGLEAQSADVVRGGTDDFGVFKTFTGGHEEPARAETSRTSLAAPGSSYDFRQAVGMLVSAVRDSDFDRSDAQQLVQALEKAVNYDGRAYYEIPCDPKKYGVKTSEELQEIISGYLLLLSGKGLGLVDRAVDPRALKMNIQLGTKGQQDSYGVIEAVKKFIRENFPQDVHAEFGGSVLVEQSLNDLVVQSQLISLVFSLCVVFIIIAVHYRSLFAGIIGTLPLGVSVLVNFGVMGFFGIKLNICTTMVAGFSSGIGVDYTIHYLAAYRRAWKECGGKDFLTQTFYGSGRAILFNVLSVGSGFAVLMLSKFNVLADFGLLMVLAMLTSSVASLTLLPTLLNVVKPRFITR; from the coding sequence ATGAAGATACCCAGGCAACTGACGAGGCGTCGGCTACTTGAGAGGTTTTACGCGCACCCGTGGGTGCTTGTTGCGGTGCTTAGCGCGCTGACGCTCTTTTTTGCAGTCCAGCTACGCACGCTACGCTTGGACAATAATAATTTTCGCTTTATCCCCAAGGAAAACTCGGTGCGTATCGCCGATCAGCGCATCGATAGCACATTCGGCTCCCAAGTTCCTGTGCTCATTGGTATTAAGCGTGAGTATACTTCCGTCGTTGATCCTGTCTTTCTTGCGGACGTGCGGTCGCTTATTGAACGCATCAGTGCGGTCCCCTTGGTGAGGGCGGAGAGTACTCTCTCACTCCTGTCTGCCGAATACCTTGGTCTGCGTGCAGGAAATATTATCAGTGAGCGTGTTGTTCCTGATGAGTTCTCCGGAAGTGCAGAAGAGGTACAGGGCGTTTATCGAAAACTTCGAGATTGGGATTTCTATGAATGTAGTCTAGTCTCGCGCGATCTACGCTCTATGCAGATAGTCGTGTTTCTAGACACCTCCAACGAAGAAAGTAGTTCACCTGAAGCGATGGCAGCTTGTCGCGCGATCATACGCATTCTCGGTGCGTGGAAAAGTCGTGACGCTCAGACTTTTGTCACAGGGGTGACTGTTTTTAACGAAATGGGGAATGAGGCGTCGACGCACGATTTAACGCTCCTGGTGCCGCTTGTGGTGCTCATAATAATCGTGGCGTTGTTTGTATCGTTTCGCCGCCTGGCGGGTATCTTCTTGCCCCTTTTGACAGTGGTCATATCTACCGTGTGGGCCTTAGGAGCTATGGCTTTGTGTGCCATACCACTTTCTATCCTTTCTGCCATCTTGCCTGTAATTCTTATTGCCGTCGGGAGCGCATACGGCATTCATATAGTTAGTGCGTATTTTTACGGCGCCTCCTCGCGTATCTGCTCCACCCGGCAGGAGCATCGCGCTCGCATCGTGGAGGCAGTGGATAAAATAATTCAGCCAGTTTTTTTGTCTGCACTTACCACCTTCGTTGGTTTTGTATCTTTTTGTTTTACCTCTGTTGTGCCTATTTTTGAGTTCGGCGTGTTCGCAAGCGTGGGCGTGGCGTCTGCGTTTGCAGTGGCGCTCATGCTTATCCCCTCGCTCCTCATTATCCGTGGGCCTGAATCGCGTGTGTGTGCGCATGCTCCCGATGCCGGTCATGAACACATGGATACGGCGATCACCGGTACGCTGATGGTAATCGCCCATCACTATCGGACGGTGTTGTTTGTTGCATTCCTTGCTGTTGTATTTTCCCTGGTGGGGATGTCACGTTTGGTAATTGACAACGTGCTTACGGAATACTTTGAGCCGGAGGTAACAGTGGTGCAGTCTGATCGCTTTATGCAGCAGCACTTCGGTGGTTCTCGATCGCTCACCGTATTAGTGAGTACCCCTGCGCGGGATGGCAGTGTAGCACGTCCGGATGTACTGAAGGCTATGGATGATCTGACTGAGTTTTTACAAACGCGGGTGGAGCATGTGGGAAAGGTTATTTCTCTCGTCCCGCTTATCAAGCGCATTAACCAAGTGTACAACGCAGACGCGTCGGCGCGAGGCCTGGAGGCGCAGTCTGCAGATGTGGTGCGCGGTGGTACGGATGACTTTGGTGTTTTTAAAACATTCACGGGCGGACATGAGGAACCTGCGCGGGCGGAGACGTCACGTACTTCCTTGGCGGCGCCGGGGTCATCGTATGATTTTCGTCAAGCAGTCGGTATGCTGGTAAGTGCCGTGCGGGATTCTGATTTTGATCGTTCAGATGCGCAGCAGCTCGTGCAGGCTCTTGAGAAGGCGGTGAACTACGATGGGCGCGCGTATTATGAGATACCGTGTGATCCTAAGAAATATGGGGTGAAAACGAGCGAGGAATTGCAGGAAATTATCAGTGGGTATTTGTTACTGCTTTCAGGAAAAGGGTTGGGTCTGGTGGATCGTGCCGTAGACCCCCGTGCGTTAAAGATGAACATCCAGCTCGGAACTAAGGGTCAGCAAGACTCATACGGTGTCATTGAGGCAGTAAAAAAGTTTATCCGGGAAAATTTTCCTCAAGACGTGCACGCTGAGTTTGGCGGCTCAGTATTGGTTGAGCAATCCTTGAATGATCTGGTGGTACAATCTCAGCTGATTTCACTGGTTTTTTCTTTGTGTGTAGTTTTTATCATCATCGCAGTACATTACCGCTCGCTGTTTGCTGGTATAATCGGTACCCTTCCTTTAGGAGTATCTGTGTTGGTGAACTTTGGGGTTATGGGATTTTTTGGCATTAAGCTGAACATTTGCACCACGATGGTGGCAGGCTTTTCAAGCGGTATTGGGGTCGACTATACGATACACTATCTGGCGGCGTATCGGCGCGCGTGGAAGGAGTGTGGTGGAAAAGATTTTCTGACACAAACATTCTATGGTTCAGGGCGGGCAATTCTTTTTAATGTTCTGTCTGTAGGATCGGGATTTGCAGTGCTGATGCTTTCAAAGTTCAATGTTCTTGCTGATTTTGGTTTGCTTATGGTGTTGGCTATGCTTACAAGTTCAGTGGCGAGTCTCACGCTCCTTCCTACCTTACTGAATGTGGTCAAACCAAGGTTCATCACACGATAG
- a CDS encoding flagellin, whose amino-acid sequence MIINHNMSAMFSQRTLGHTNLSVQKNIEKLSSGLRINRSGDDASGLAVSEKMRSQIRGLNQASTNAQNGISFIQVAEAFLQETTDVIQRIRELSVQAANGIYSAEDRLYIQVEVSQLVAEVDRIASHAQFNGMNMLTGRFARQGGENTVTASMWFHIGANMDQRTRAYIGTMTAVAMGIRDAGDESVMNIDSPEKANRAIGTLDQAIKRINKQRADLGAYQNRLDHTVAGINVAAENLQAAESRIRDVDMAKEMVDYTKNQILVQSGTAMLAQANQATQSVLSLLR is encoded by the coding sequence ATGATCATCAATCACAACATGAGCGCTATGTTCTCTCAAAGAACGCTCGGACACACTAACTTGTCCGTCCAGAAGAACATTGAGAAGTTGTCTTCAGGACTGCGCATCAACCGGTCAGGGGATGACGCTTCGGGTCTTGCAGTTTCTGAAAAGATGCGGAGCCAGATCCGTGGTTTGAACCAGGCGTCTACAAACGCGCAGAACGGCATCTCCTTCATTCAGGTTGCGGAGGCGTTTTTACAGGAGACCACCGACGTTATCCAGCGCATTCGCGAACTGAGTGTGCAGGCGGCGAACGGTATCTACTCCGCAGAAGACCGTCTCTACATTCAGGTAGAGGTCTCTCAGTTGGTAGCAGAGGTGGATCGCATTGCCAGCCACGCTCAGTTCAATGGCATGAACATGCTCACTGGTCGCTTCGCGCGTCAAGGCGGGGAGAACACTGTAACTGCATCCATGTGGTTCCACATCGGTGCAAACATGGACCAGCGCACGCGTGCGTATATCGGGACCATGACTGCAGTTGCCATGGGAATTCGGGATGCAGGTGACGAGTCGGTCATGAATATCGATTCTCCTGAAAAGGCCAACCGCGCAATCGGTACGCTTGATCAGGCAATAAAGAGAATTAATAAGCAGCGCGCTGATCTCGGTGCCTACCAGAATAGACTTGACCACACGGTTGCCGGTATCAATGTCGCGGCAGAGAACTTGCAGGCAGCTGAGTCTCGCATCCGCGACGTGGATATGGCAAAAGAGATGGTAGACTACACCAAGAACCAGATTCTGGTGCAGTCTGGGACTGCTATGCTTGCACAGGCGAATCAGGCTACGCAGAGCGTTCTAAGCCTCTTGCGTTAG
- the metK gene encoding methionine adenosyltransferase, whose amino-acid sequence METFFTSESVSEGHPDKLCDQISDAVLDACLSQDPHSCVACETFASTSLILIGGEISTRAHINLTQIARDVAADIGYVSADVGLDAASMAVLDMTHHQSPDIAQGVHGAGLKEFAGSQGAGDQGIMFGFACRETPEFMPAPLMCAHAVVRYAATLRHERRVPWLRPDAKSQVTVQYEGHRPVRISAVVFSQQHDPSPSYETIRETLIEEIVRPALAPTGLLDENTRFFINPTGRFVIGGPFGDTGLTGRKIIVDTYGGMGRHGGGSFSGKDASKVDRSAAYMARYIAKNIVAADLAERCEVQLAYAIGVPYPVSLRIETFGTARASESHITHAVKEIFDLTPAGIVRTLDLCAPRYRSTAVYGHFGREQFPWERTDCVCDLQRAVRPFALSGQIKE is encoded by the coding sequence ATGGAGACGTTTTTTACCTCAGAGTCTGTGAGTGAGGGTCATCCTGATAAGCTGTGCGACCAGATTTCTGACGCTGTTCTTGATGCCTGTCTTTCGCAAGATCCTCACAGTTGTGTTGCGTGCGAAACTTTTGCCTCCACGTCCCTTATCCTGATTGGAGGTGAAATTAGCACGCGGGCGCATATTAATCTTACCCAAATTGCGCGTGATGTTGCCGCTGACATTGGATATGTAAGCGCTGATGTCGGTCTTGATGCAGCGTCCATGGCTGTTCTTGATATGACTCATCATCAGTCGCCTGATATTGCGCAGGGGGTGCACGGTGCAGGACTGAAGGAGTTTGCAGGATCGCAGGGGGCAGGGGATCAGGGGATTATGTTTGGTTTTGCGTGCCGCGAGACGCCGGAGTTTATGCCCGCCCCCCTCATGTGCGCGCACGCGGTTGTGCGCTATGCTGCCACGCTTCGTCATGAACGCCGTGTGCCGTGGCTGCGTCCTGATGCAAAAAGTCAGGTTACCGTACAATACGAGGGACATCGACCGGTACGTATCAGTGCGGTTGTGTTTTCTCAGCAGCATGATCCGTCACCTTCATACGAAACCATTAGAGAAACGCTCATAGAGGAGATAGTGCGTCCGGCGCTTGCACCTACAGGTCTGTTAGATGAAAACACGCGTTTTTTTATCAATCCAACCGGTCGTTTTGTCATTGGCGGTCCCTTTGGGGACACTGGTTTGACCGGGAGAAAGATCATCGTAGACACGTATGGGGGAATGGGCCGCCATGGAGGAGGCTCCTTTTCAGGTAAGGATGCATCTAAGGTAGATCGTTCTGCAGCGTATATGGCGCGTTATATTGCAAAAAATATTGTGGCAGCCGACCTTGCTGAGCGCTGTGAGGTGCAGCTTGCATACGCAATCGGCGTACCATATCCGGTTTCGCTGCGGATAGAAACATTTGGAACGGCGCGCGCATCTGAGTCACACATCACACACGCGGTGAAAGAGATTTTTGATTTAACCCCAGCGGGTATCGTGCGCACGTTGGACCTGTGTGCGCCTCGGTACCGCTCGACTGCAGTGTATGGTCACTTTGGGCGCGAACAGTTTCCTTGGGAACGCACAGACTGCGTGTGCGACTTACAGCGTGCGGTGCGCCCGTTCGCGCTCTCTGGCCAGATAAAAGAGTAG
- a CDS encoding FAD:protein FMN transferase, with product MKSSCVYWRIGVLVCILCGVGSCGGRARVREYSRAELVIGTLCRVRVYSKRPAAEVHAALEEVFTLLQQQEMVLSANRDDSALAALNAQAGSAPVVVDRSLYALLERALFFAEKSGGAFNPALGAVVKLWNIGFDRAAVPDPDALKEALTRCDFRQVHLRAGVSVGAPHTVQLAQAGMQLDLGAIAKGFLADKIVQLLTAHALDSALVDLGGNIFALGLKYGDVRSAAAQRLEWNVGIRDPHGTGQKPALVVSVRDCSVVTSGAYERFFERDGVRYHHIIDPVTGFPAHTDVDSVSIFAPRSTDADALATACFVLGYEKSCALLREFPGVDALFIFPDKRVRASAGIVDRVRVLDARFVLER from the coding sequence GTGAAAAGTTCGTGCGTATATTGGCGGATCGGGGTTCTCGTTTGTATTCTGTGTGGAGTGGGGAGCTGTGGCGGTCGTGCGCGCGTGCGCGAGTATTCGCGTGCGGAGCTTGTTATCGGTACGCTCTGTCGCGTGCGCGTGTACTCTAAGCGACCTGCTGCTGAAGTGCACGCGGCGCTTGAGGAGGTGTTCACGCTGCTACAACAACAGGAGATGGTGCTGAGTGCTAACCGTGATGACTCTGCGCTTGCTGCCCTAAACGCTCAGGCAGGTTCGGCACCGGTTGTTGTTGACAGGTCGCTGTATGCGTTGCTTGAGCGTGCGCTTTTTTTTGCAGAAAAGAGTGGGGGTGCGTTTAACCCCGCACTAGGTGCGGTAGTCAAGCTTTGGAATATTGGCTTTGACCGTGCTGCTGTCCCTGACCCCGACGCGCTCAAGGAGGCGCTGACACGTTGTGATTTTCGTCAGGTGCACCTGCGCGCTGGGGTATCGGTGGGCGCGCCACACACGGTACAGTTGGCACAAGCGGGCATGCAGTTGGATTTGGGCGCCATTGCTAAAGGATTCCTTGCGGACAAGATTGTACAACTGCTCACTGCGCATGCTTTGGATTCAGCGCTCGTTGATCTGGGAGGAAATATTTTTGCCCTTGGTCTTAAGTATGGAGATGTGCGCTCAGCAGCCGCGCAGCGGTTGGAATGGAACGTGGGTATTCGCGATCCGCACGGCACGGGGCAGAAGCCTGCACTGGTGGTGTCGGTGCGCGATTGCTCGGTGGTGACTTCTGGTGCGTACGAGCGTTTCTTTGAGCGTGACGGGGTACGCTACCATCATATCATCGATCCGGTTACCGGGTTTCCGGCACACACTGATGTGGATTCTGTGTCTATCTTTGCACCCCGTTCCACAGATGCAGATGCGCTTGCTACCGCCTGTTTTGTATTGGGGTATGAGAAAAGCTGTGCGCTCTTGCGTGAATTTCCCGGTGTTGACGCGCTGTTTATTTTTCCTGACAAGCGCGTGCGCGCAAGTGCAGGGATTGTCGATCGCGTGCGTGTGCTCGATGCACGTTTCGTGTTAGAGCGTTAG
- the proC gene encoding pyrroline-5-carboxylate reductase, producing MNVGFLGFGAMGRALAEGLVHAGALQAAQVYACALNQEKLRAQCTSLGIGACASVQELVQKSEWIFLAVKPSQISTVLRDRQSFQGKVLISLAAGMSCAAYEALFAADPHQGIRHLSLLPNLPCQVARGVIIAEARHTLHHDEHAALLAVLRTVAQVEVVDTAYFAIAGVIAGCAPAFAAQFIEALADAGVRYGLARDQAYRLAAHMLEGTAALIQHSGVHPAQLKDRVCSPAGSTIRGVLALEEQGLRRAVIHAVRAALSSS from the coding sequence ATGAACGTGGGATTTTTGGGTTTTGGAGCAATGGGACGGGCGCTGGCAGAAGGGTTGGTGCACGCAGGAGCGCTGCAAGCGGCTCAAGTGTACGCCTGTGCGTTAAATCAGGAAAAGTTGCGTGCGCAGTGTACATCTTTGGGCATAGGTGCCTGCGCGTCAGTTCAGGAACTGGTACAGAAAAGTGAATGGATTTTTCTTGCAGTCAAACCATCTCAAATCAGCACGGTACTGCGCGATCGCCAATCCTTTCAGGGAAAAGTGCTTATTTCCCTTGCGGCGGGTATGTCTTGCGCTGCATACGAGGCATTGTTTGCCGCGGACCCTCATCAGGGTATCCGTCACCTGTCACTTTTGCCGAACTTACCTTGTCAGGTGGCGCGGGGGGTGATCATTGCAGAAGCGCGCCACACCCTGCACCACGATGAGCACGCTGCGCTTTTAGCAGTGCTGCGCACAGTTGCACAGGTAGAGGTGGTGGACACCGCGTACTTTGCGATCGCAGGGGTGATTGCAGGCTGTGCTCCGGCGTTTGCCGCGCAGTTTATAGAAGCGCTCGCTGACGCAGGGGTGCGCTATGGCCTGGCGCGCGATCAAGCGTACCGGCTTGCGGCACACATGCTTGAAGGGACTGCAGCGCTCATACAGCACAGTGGTGTACATCCTGCACAACTTAAAGATCGCGTGTGCTCTCCTGCAGGGAGTACTATTCGCGGGGTGCTTGCGTTAGAGGAGCAGGGATTGCGCCGTGCAGTTATACACGCGGTGCGCGCTGCGCTCAGTTCTTCCTAA